One Thiocapsa bogorovii DNA segment encodes these proteins:
- a CDS encoding conjugal transfer protein TraG N-terminal domain-containing protein, with protein sequence MFEIYSIGDAAYLAAVLNAVAMLMGTGHMSQLAGVGFLIGVILVTFQGLVQARAPQYQQMLIALVIYLGMFGPSARVSVEDLYSGAVHRVDNVPLGVAAVGSALSQVGYGVTRLFEQAFSTPAMTDYGFAAPLQILQSVRAGTLSRARLGAANSPTPGADIERSFVNYIAECVLYDVDTGQRSLDSVLRDPSWTGALAVANPMPTTELWLGGAPTVKECDDAWADLSAYTTTEFLPALRGSLAATLAVQAGEVDNAVQTALDAVAGAGVDAQNYMVMSVAASVLPKGEAQVWEELGRWETAATITQAAQQRNTQWAAEETLFARIVRPMMTFFEAFLFAVSPLMVFAVGLGTIGIRMIGKYLLFGLWIQLWQPILAVINLYVILTTQGKLDALRNAGMGNLELPSIFALWKLDFILSDYLGVGGMLAASTPAISLMLIYGSAVTATHLAGRLQGGDHINEKIASPDAVNPAAALSMGSLKTHAPLTGTTTPNANSVLWSADVGRSMQDSVRSGEQAVQQASSRFSSSLAGTASASASRSGESFASRSMNWDYGATGSATDRAIMSEARGLTDKYEQSGMSTQQMAGIVSGAIAAKGRSGGDEGTLAGDLSSQLRSQYITDVKLADTMAADIARRVSGDSGFEARLAESVRADSQSGSRNVFAERLSSDESARLEKDAADVVSSSRSLEREQSLARRYGAMGTYGAAEIGNAIANNPELMDRLHREIDRRNLTGDHQQLREAWRAERSRAAPGRRRRVRAAAVAKRPWSRSREGGMQSASDTPSSRSSQGRAQPDRAPRAHVVAQRGPERGEPGPKQVVAKERVRPAAGAPGRIHERHATLRSRAHGLTPGI encoded by the coding sequence ATGTTCGAAATCTATTCCATCGGCGACGCCGCCTACCTCGCGGCGGTTCTCAATGCGGTCGCCATGCTCATGGGCACCGGCCACATGAGCCAGCTCGCCGGGGTCGGCTTCCTGATCGGCGTCATCCTGGTGACCTTCCAGGGCCTGGTGCAGGCGCGCGCCCCCCAGTACCAGCAGATGCTGATCGCGCTGGTCATCTACCTGGGCATGTTCGGTCCGAGCGCGCGGGTGAGCGTGGAGGACCTCTATTCCGGAGCGGTGCACCGGGTCGACAACGTCCCCCTGGGCGTGGCCGCCGTGGGCTCGGCGTTGTCGCAGGTGGGGTACGGCGTCACCCGGCTCTTCGAGCAGGCGTTCTCCACCCCCGCGATGACCGACTACGGCTTCGCCGCACCCCTGCAGATCCTGCAGAGCGTGCGCGCGGGGACCCTCTCGCGCGCGCGGCTCGGCGCGGCCAACAGCCCGACACCGGGCGCGGACATCGAGCGCTCCTTCGTCAACTACATCGCCGAGTGCGTGCTCTACGACGTGGACACCGGACAGCGCTCCCTGGACAGCGTGCTGCGCGATCCGAGCTGGACCGGCGCCCTGGCCGTGGCCAATCCGATGCCGACCACGGAGCTGTGGTTGGGCGGGGCCCCGACCGTGAAGGAATGCGACGACGCCTGGGCGGATCTGTCCGCCTACACGACGACCGAGTTTCTGCCGGCGCTGCGCGGCTCGCTCGCCGCCACCCTCGCCGTGCAGGCCGGGGAGGTGGACAACGCCGTGCAGACCGCTCTGGATGCCGTCGCCGGTGCCGGGGTGGACGCGCAGAATTACATGGTGATGTCGGTGGCGGCGAGCGTCCTGCCCAAGGGCGAGGCGCAGGTGTGGGAGGAGCTCGGGCGCTGGGAAACGGCCGCGACCATCACCCAGGCGGCCCAGCAGCGCAACACCCAATGGGCCGCCGAGGAGACCCTGTTCGCGCGCATCGTGCGCCCCATGATGACCTTCTTCGAGGCGTTCCTGTTCGCCGTCTCCCCGCTGATGGTCTTCGCCGTGGGGCTCGGCACCATCGGCATCCGGATGATCGGCAAGTACCTGCTGTTCGGCCTCTGGATCCAGCTCTGGCAGCCGATCCTCGCCGTGATCAACCTCTACGTCATCCTGACGACCCAAGGCAAACTCGACGCCCTGCGCAATGCAGGGATGGGCAACCTGGAGCTGCCCTCGATCTTCGCGCTCTGGAAGCTCGACTTCATCCTCTCGGATTATCTCGGGGTCGGCGGGATGCTCGCGGCGAGCACGCCGGCGATCTCCTTGATGCTGATCTACGGCTCGGCGGTCACCGCGACCCATCTGGCCGGACGCCTGCAAGGCGGGGACCACATCAACGAGAAGATCGCGAGCCCCGATGCGGTGAATCCCGCGGCCGCCTTGTCGATGGGGTCGCTCAAGACCCACGCCCCGCTCACCGGCACGACGACGCCGAACGCCAATTCCGTGCTCTGGTCGGCGGATGTCGGGCGCTCCATGCAGGACAGCGTGCGCTCCGGCGAGCAGGCGGTGCAGCAGGCCAGCTCCCGGTTCTCCTCCTCGCTGGCCGGCACCGCGAGTGCGTCGGCGTCGAGGTCCGGCGAGTCCTTTGCCTCACGGTCCATGAACTGGGACTACGGGGCGACAGGGAGTGCGACGGATCGCGCGATCATGAGCGAAGCGCGGGGGCTTACGGACAAGTATGAGCAGAGCGGGATGAGCACGCAGCAAATGGCGGGTATCGTCTCCGGAGCCATCGCAGCGAAGGGCCGCTCGGGCGGCGACGAGGGCACCCTCGCGGGTGATCTCTCAAGCCAACTCCGAAGCCAGTACATCACCGACGTCAAACTCGCCGACACGATGGCTGCCGATATCGCGCGCCGTGTTTCGGGCGATTCCGGCTTCGAGGCGCGTCTTGCCGAATCGGTCCGCGCCGACTCCCAATCCGGCAGTCGCAACGTCTTCGCGGAGCGGCTCTCCAGCGACGAAAGCGCGCGGTTGGAGAAGGACGCAGCCGATGTGGTCTCCTCCTCGCGTTCGCTGGAGCGCGAGCAGTCGCTGGCGCGCCGCTACGGCGCTATGGGCACCTACGGCGCCGCCGAGATCGGCAATGCGATCGCGAACAACCCGGAGCTCATGGATCGGCTGCACCGGGAAATCGACCGGCGCAATCTGACCGGGGATCACCAGCAACTCCGCGAGGCATGGAGAGCGGAGCGAAGCCGAGCGGCCCCCGGTAGGCGTCGGCGCGTGCGTGCCGCCGCAGTGGCGAAGCGGCCGTGGTCGCGAAGCCGCGAAGGCGGTATGCAAAGCGCATCCGACACGCCGTCGAGCCGTTCGTCGCAGGGCCGTGCGCAGCCCGACCGCGCCCCTCGGGCGCACGTCGTGGCGCAGCGCGGCCCGGAGCGGGGCGAACCGGGGCCAAAACAGGTCGTCGCCAAGGAGCGAGTCCGTCCGGCGGCAGGAGCCCCCGGACGGATTCACGAGCGACACGCGACTCTCCGGTCTCGGGCTCATGGGCTTACGCCCGGAATCTGA
- a CDS encoding lysozyme family protein, with amino-acid sequence MRRFTPAEAQSAKEAGYGILADTFGTHAPSVNPHGNDDLRESAPRFGAARGAVENGDVRDPRENVAGLRGDIEAHGRSVETRYRPSAADNFHAANRESAAEGLAARQDQVREQVRERIGAEIDRRAILPRPAAQAIHNEVGGTFVKLADSGALARAGASAAIGQTVAAVKAFGSTLASGGDVSAAVAAGREAAGGEVGWTQARGAMIDARLQQVAGHGLTDSQQILFREATNSVFAFAPSAAQQAARQAVIDEAGGGARGQHVADLVERSAVSRDDSDLRLIGTYNTQGIGSKKKTDGLSGASQASDRAVMDRSVTPGPRGEVLDLLARPESRGNYNAWFGNADQSAIDLTRMTVSEVRTLQSRLLESGNGGSAIGRYQIIPDTFDRLIDRMGLTGEELFSRDLQDRMAVRLANDAGMSSWMRGGISDHDFARNLSRIWAGLPKDASNESFYQKDGVNKAHIDYGVVIATLGEIRERSGSRSVGTSRLKGLFTSTPRLCSEEGSRVERRSGMNRSKRVWRALKTVRSRVWWIIGVPCGFVGMFLLDRHVAITGLLIGMMVLWLTFPRNGSEQQADAESDDFWINPSTGMPMDSPSGVDATGYSYGEDAF; translated from the coding sequence TTGCGGCGATTCACCCCCGCGGAGGCCCAAAGTGCGAAGGAGGCCGGCTACGGCATTCTGGCGGACACCTTTGGAACACACGCGCCTTCGGTGAACCCGCACGGCAACGATGATCTGCGCGAGTCCGCTCCGCGCTTCGGCGCCGCCCGAGGCGCCGTGGAGAACGGCGATGTGCGGGATCCTCGCGAGAACGTCGCAGGCCTGCGTGGCGACATCGAGGCGCACGGGCGTTCGGTCGAGACCCGGTATCGGCCAAGTGCCGCCGACAACTTCCATGCCGCCAACCGTGAGTCTGCAGCAGAGGGCCTTGCCGCCAGACAGGATCAAGTGCGTGAGCAGGTTCGCGAGCGCATCGGGGCGGAGATCGACCGGCGTGCGATCTTGCCGCGACCCGCGGCGCAGGCCATCCACAACGAAGTCGGGGGCACGTTCGTGAAGCTTGCGGACTCGGGGGCCTTGGCGCGCGCAGGGGCAAGTGCTGCCATTGGACAGACCGTCGCGGCCGTGAAGGCCTTCGGCTCCACCTTGGCGAGCGGAGGCGATGTCTCCGCGGCGGTCGCTGCCGGACGGGAGGCTGCAGGTGGCGAGGTCGGCTGGACGCAGGCACGGGGCGCCATGATCGACGCCCGTCTGCAGCAGGTTGCCGGCCACGGCCTGACGGATTCCCAGCAGATCCTGTTCCGGGAAGCCACGAATTCCGTGTTTGCCTTCGCGCCGAGCGCTGCGCAACAGGCGGCCCGTCAAGCGGTCATCGACGAGGCCGGGGGTGGCGCGAGGGGTCAACATGTGGCCGACCTCGTCGAACGCTCGGCGGTGTCCCGCGACGACAGCGATCTGCGCTTGATCGGCACCTACAATACGCAAGGCATCGGCTCAAAAAAAAAGACTGATGGACTGAGTGGCGCTTCGCAGGCGAGCGACCGCGCGGTCATGGACCGCAGCGTGACGCCGGGACCTCGCGGCGAGGTGCTGGATCTGCTGGCCCGACCCGAATCACGCGGCAACTACAACGCCTGGTTCGGCAACGCCGACCAAAGCGCGATCGACCTGACCCGGATGACGGTGTCCGAGGTACGAACGCTTCAGAGTCGTCTCTTGGAGAGCGGAAACGGAGGGTCGGCGATCGGTCGCTATCAGATCATTCCGGACACCTTCGATCGGTTGATCGATCGGATGGGGTTGACCGGGGAGGAATTGTTCAGCCGTGACCTCCAGGATCGGATGGCGGTGCGACTCGCAAACGATGCCGGCATGAGCAGTTGGATGCGTGGCGGGATCAGCGATCACGACTTCGCCCGCAACTTGTCCCGCATCTGGGCCGGGCTACCCAAGGATGCCTCGAACGAGAGCTTCTATCAAAAAGACGGTGTCAACAAAGCCCACATCGATTACGGTGTCGTGATCGCGACGCTCGGCGAGATTCGCGAGCGATCGGGGTCCCGAAGCGTCGGCACGTCGAGGTTGAAGGGCCTCTTCACTTCGACCCCACGACTGTGTTCCGAGGAAGGTTCAAGAGTGGAACGGAGGTCGGGGATGAATAGGAGCAAGCGCGTGTGGCGCGCATTGAAAACGGTGCGGTCGCGTGTCTGGTGGATCATCGGTGTGCCCTGCGGTTTCGTCGGCATGTTCCTGCTCGACAGGCACGTGGCCATCACGGGGTTGTTGATCGGGATGATGGTCCTCTGGCTGACATTCCCGCGGAACGGGAGCGAACAGCAGGCCGATGCGGAGAGCGATGACTTCTGGATCAACCCATCGACCGGAATGCCGATGGACTCTCCGAGTGGCGTCGATGCAACCGGTTATTCCTACGGCGAGGATGCGTTTTGA
- a CDS encoding GNAT family N-acetyltransferase: MTSDMTIRNETNDDIAAIAEVTVAAFRDLEISNQTEHFIIDALRAAEALAFSLVAEVDGRVVGHIAFSPVTLSDGTRDWYGLGPISVLPRVQRRGIGQALVREGLSRLKRMQARGCCLVGHPEYYRKFGFENCPQLVLEGVPPEVFFAVSFEGTLPRGTVAFHEGFGAVGPSPPRANEI, encoded by the coding sequence ATGACGTCGGACATGACGATCAGGAACGAGACGAACGACGATATCGCCGCGATCGCCGAGGTGACGGTCGCGGCGTTTCGGGACCTTGAGATCAGCAACCAGACCGAACACTTCATCATCGACGCGCTCCGCGCCGCCGAGGCCCTTGCATTCTCGCTCGTCGCGGAGGTCGATGGCCGTGTCGTCGGCCACATCGCCTTCTCGCCCGTGACCTTATCGGACGGCACACGGGATTGGTACGGACTTGGCCCGATTTCGGTCTTGCCCCGGGTTCAGCGCCGAGGCATCGGTCAAGCCCTGGTGCGTGAAGGCTTGTCGCGGCTTAAGCGCATGCAGGCGCGCGGCTGCTGCCTGGTCGGGCATCCGGAATACTACCGAAAGTTCGGGTTCGAGAACTGCCCGCAGCTCGTTCTCGAGGGCGTTCCGCCCGAGGTCTTCTTCGCCGTGTCCTTCGAAGGGACGCTGCCGCGGGGCACTGTCGCGTTCCACGAGGGATTCGGAGCGGTCGGACCGTCGCCGCCGCGTGCGAACGAGATCTGA
- a CDS encoding DEAD/DEAH box helicase, producing the protein MTAFDRLHPAVQHHIVNSLGWKSLRPLQEAAIGPVLAGHHALLLAPTAGGKTEAAVLPVLSRMLSEDWRGLSVIYVCPIKALINNLAERLAAYAGLFGRRVGVWHGDIPQAERARIVREPPDLLLATPESLEVVLVSRRVAHRELFRTLRVAIVDEIHAFAGDDRGWHLIALLDRLGHLTERAPQRLGLSATVGNAKELLDWLVAGSPGERQVVAPDAGPAANADVLVDFVGTIENAAVVISRLHRGEKRLVFCDSRTQVENLASGLRALGVHTFVSHSSLSVDARRLAEQAFASGENCVIVATSTLELDIDVGDLDRIIQIDAPHSVASFLQRLGRTGRRQGTRRNCLFLAIRDEAFLRALALLRLWASGYVEPVTPPPLPYQVMAQQVLALTLQEGGAERYAWADWLAGFRHATGIGVAEAQALIAYMIDEELLFEADGLLSVGSGGEAKYGLRNYLELFSVFNSPPLYAVLHGRTEIGQVHP; encoded by the coding sequence GTGACGGCCTTCGACCGGTTGCACCCGGCGGTCCAGCACCACATCGTCAACAGTCTCGGCTGGAAGTCGCTGCGGCCGCTGCAAGAGGCGGCGATCGGGCCTGTTCTTGCTGGGCATCATGCGCTGTTGCTGGCACCCACGGCGGGCGGCAAGACCGAGGCGGCAGTCCTGCCGGTCTTGTCGCGGATGCTGAGCGAGGACTGGCGTGGACTCAGTGTCATCTACGTCTGCCCGATCAAGGCGCTGATCAACAATCTGGCGGAGCGACTCGCTGCCTACGCGGGGCTGTTCGGGCGACGCGTTGGTGTCTGGCACGGCGACATCCCGCAGGCCGAGCGGGCGCGAATCGTGCGCGAGCCGCCGGACCTCCTGCTGGCGACGCCGGAGTCGCTCGAGGTGGTGCTTGTCTCGCGGCGTGTGGCGCACCGGGAGCTCTTTCGAACGCTGCGAGTCGCCATTGTGGACGAAATCCACGCGTTCGCCGGCGACGACCGCGGCTGGCATCTGATCGCGCTACTCGATCGGCTTGGGCACCTGACTGAGCGGGCGCCTCAAAGGCTGGGGCTGTCGGCAACGGTCGGCAACGCTAAGGAGCTGCTCGACTGGCTGGTCGCCGGCAGCCCAGGGGAGCGGCAGGTGGTCGCTCCAGACGCCGGCCCGGCCGCGAACGCCGACGTGCTGGTCGATTTCGTAGGCACGATCGAGAACGCCGCCGTCGTCATCTCCCGGCTGCACCGGGGCGAGAAGCGACTGGTGTTCTGCGATAGCCGCACCCAGGTCGAGAATCTCGCATCAGGGCTTCGGGCGCTCGGAGTTCACACCTTTGTGTCGCACAGCTCGCTGAGCGTCGATGCACGACGCCTGGCCGAGCAGGCTTTTGCGAGCGGCGAGAACTGCGTGATCGTCGCGACAAGCACCCTGGAGCTGGACATCGACGTCGGCGACCTCGACCGGATCATCCAGATCGATGCGCCGCACAGCGTGGCGAGTTTCCTGCAGCGGCTCGGACGCACCGGTCGGCGACAAGGCACACGGCGCAATTGCTTGTTCCTCGCGATCCGCGACGAGGCCTTCCTGCGAGCGCTAGCACTGCTTCGGCTTTGGGCCAGCGGCTACGTCGAGCCGGTGACGCCGCCGCCGTTGCCCTACCAGGTCATGGCCCAGCAGGTGCTGGCGCTCACGCTGCAGGAGGGCGGAGCGGAGCGCTACGCCTGGGCCGACTGGCTCGCCGGGTTCCGTCACGCCACGGGAATCGGCGTCGCTGAGGCCCAGGCGCTGATCGCGTACATGATCGACGAGGAGCTGCTGTTCGAGGCCGATGGCCTGCTTTCCGTCGGTAGCGGCGGAGAGGCCAAGTACGGACTGCGGAACTATCTGGAACTCTTCTCCGTCTTCAACAGCCCGCCGCTGTACGCCGTTCTGCACGGCCGAACCGAGATAGGCCAGGTCCACCCCTGA
- the brxD gene encoding BREX system ATP-binding protein BrxD encodes MQEQRLAAINRYAPAFSTALRAYRRALGAGETAIADGILAWLAGEPNVGIAAKRYAGVKGDIDHFAALSFLQGLLVILRDAGFAGLLLVLDEVETLQRVRGDVREKSLNALRQLIDEVDAGRFSGLYILVTGTPAFFDGPQGVQRLPPLAQRLHTDFATDARFDNPRAVQVRLPGFDLARLGLVGRRVRDIYAGGQPSQDRLMTLADDSYIDTLAEAVTGNLGGKVGIAPRLFLKKLVGDVLDRIDQFADFDPRQHYALTLQDSELTAIERNARAARSVDDIELDL; translated from the coding sequence ATTCAGGAGCAGCGGCTCGCTGCCATCAATCGCTATGCCCCGGCGTTTTCGACCGCGTTGCGAGCCTACAGGCGGGCGCTCGGCGCGGGAGAGACCGCCATCGCCGACGGCATCCTCGCTTGGCTGGCCGGCGAGCCCAATGTGGGCATCGCTGCGAAGCGCTACGCGGGCGTGAAGGGCGACATCGACCACTTTGCGGCGCTGAGCTTCCTGCAAGGACTGCTCGTGATCCTCCGCGATGCGGGCTTCGCCGGGCTTCTCCTGGTGCTCGACGAGGTCGAGACCCTGCAGCGCGTGCGCGGCGACGTGCGCGAGAAGAGCCTCAACGCCCTGCGACAACTCATCGACGAGGTCGACGCCGGGCGATTCTCCGGACTGTACATCCTGGTGACCGGTACGCCGGCCTTCTTCGACGGCCCGCAGGGTGTGCAGCGCCTGCCGCCACTGGCCCAGCGTCTGCACACCGACTTCGCCACCGACGCACGCTTCGACAACCCGCGCGCGGTGCAGGTGCGCCTGCCGGGCTTCGACCTCGCTCGCCTTGGGCTGGTTGGCCGCCGTGTCCGTGACATCTACGCAGGGGGCCAACCCAGCCAAGATCGGCTGATGACCCTGGCCGATGACAGCTACATCGATACCCTGGCCGAGGCGGTCACGGGCAACCTTGGCGGTAAGGTCGGCATCGCGCCGCGGCTCTTCCTCAAGAAGCTGGTGGGCGATGTGCTGGACCGCATCGACCAGTTCGCGGATTTCGACCCCCGGCAGCACTACGCCTTGACGCTGCAGGATTCGGAGTTGACCGCGATCGAGCGCAATGCCCGCGCGGCGCGCAGTGTCGACGACATCGAGCTCGACCTGTGA
- a CDS encoding recombinase family protein: protein MSTVLSPVYRAPINPTYGKIQSSHLQRQAVVYVRQSTLQQVERHQESTRLQYALVDRAVELGWSPSQILVIDEDLGRSGASAEGRPGFQRLMSEVGLDHVGIVLGIEISRLARSSRDWYQLLEVCGLFATLIGDADGVYDPQTYNDRLLLGLKGTMSEAELHILKQRMLEGKRAKARRGELHSLLPRGYVRAPSGEVLKDPDAQVRGVIETVFRQFQRCGTINGVLRYLVDHHIQLPDRVRSGPRTGELDWRRPNRVTLSNLLRNPIYAGAYVYGRRPTDPRRRQPGRPSTGRTVAPPQQWEVLIKDHLPAYIDWDQYERNLRQLAANTAQAGGVVRAGPSLLSGRLICGRCGLAMATQYTNSGSGLRYTCSREAVDYGAPLCQSLSGAPLDALIGRLVLEALQPAALEISLQVADDLQAERARRHAHWQQRLERARYDAERAARQYRAVEPENRLVARTLEQDWEAALAAEDQLKAEYARCLASEPTALSAEERARIRRLASDLPALWNAETTGNEERQAIVRLLVERVIVTVVDDSEQVTVEVHWIGGHHTRERLTRPVARLEQLSTYPELAARVLCLHQEGQTCAQIARQLNAERWHPAKRRQTFNAAMVANLLARQGFSAGSPTRRQAPWVDRQADEWSISELALELEMPSVTLFSWLRKGVLQARRVERGGHRQWLIRADAAEVERLRALRSVPRRWARHLRVGSDDPSVDPA from the coding sequence ATGAGCACCGTCCTCTCGCCCGTGTACCGTGCGCCGATCAACCCGACGTACGGCAAGATCCAGTCCTCGCATCTGCAGCGCCAGGCCGTGGTCTATGTGCGCCAATCGACGCTGCAGCAAGTGGAGCGCCACCAGGAGTCGACTCGACTGCAGTACGCCTTGGTGGATCGAGCGGTTGAACTGGGCTGGTCCCCGTCGCAGATCCTCGTGATCGATGAGGATCTGGGCCGTTCCGGGGCGAGCGCCGAGGGTCGGCCCGGCTTTCAGCGCCTGATGTCCGAAGTCGGTCTGGATCATGTCGGCATCGTCCTCGGCATCGAGATCTCGCGCTTGGCGCGCAGCTCGCGGGACTGGTATCAATTGCTGGAGGTGTGCGGACTGTTCGCGACCCTGATCGGGGATGCCGACGGGGTCTATGATCCGCAGACCTACAACGACCGATTGCTGTTGGGGCTGAAGGGGACGATGTCGGAAGCGGAGCTGCATATCCTCAAGCAGCGCATGCTCGAGGGCAAGCGCGCGAAGGCGCGCCGCGGAGAGCTGCACTCGCTGCTGCCGCGCGGCTACGTCCGCGCGCCTTCCGGAGAGGTGCTCAAGGATCCGGACGCGCAGGTTCGGGGCGTGATCGAGACGGTGTTTCGGCAGTTCCAACGGTGCGGCACGATCAATGGGGTTCTGCGTTATCTGGTGGACCATCACATCCAATTGCCCGATCGCGTGCGCAGCGGTCCGCGCACCGGCGAGCTCGACTGGCGTCGCCCCAACCGCGTGACGCTGAGCAATCTGCTGCGCAACCCCATCTACGCCGGTGCCTACGTCTACGGGCGTCGCCCCACTGATCCGCGCCGCCGTCAGCCCGGACGCCCCTCGACCGGGCGCACGGTCGCGCCGCCGCAGCAATGGGAGGTGCTGATCAAGGATCACCTGCCGGCCTATATCGATTGGGACCAATACGAGCGGAATCTGCGCCAGCTCGCGGCCAATACCGCCCAAGCCGGCGGCGTGGTCCGTGCGGGTCCCTCGTTGTTGTCGGGTCGTCTGATCTGCGGTCGCTGCGGTCTGGCCATGGCCACGCAGTACACCAACAGCGGATCCGGATTGCGCTACACCTGCAGCCGCGAGGCGGTCGACTACGGGGCGCCGCTGTGTCAATCGCTCAGCGGCGCACCCCTGGATGCCCTGATCGGGCGGTTGGTCCTGGAGGCGCTGCAGCCGGCGGCGTTGGAGATCAGCCTGCAGGTCGCCGACGACCTCCAAGCCGAGCGCGCGCGTCGGCACGCCCACTGGCAACAGCGTCTGGAGCGCGCCCGTTATGACGCCGAGCGTGCCGCGCGGCAGTATCGAGCGGTCGAGCCGGAGAATCGGCTGGTGGCGCGCACCCTGGAACAGGATTGGGAGGCAGCCCTGGCCGCGGAGGATCAACTCAAGGCCGAGTATGCGCGTTGCCTGGCGAGCGAGCCGACCGCCTTGTCGGCCGAGGAGCGCGCGCGAATCCGCCGACTCGCCAGCGACCTTCCGGCCCTGTGGAACGCCGAGACCACCGGCAACGAGGAGCGCCAAGCCATCGTGCGACTGCTCGTGGAGCGGGTCATCGTCACGGTCGTCGACGACAGCGAGCAGGTCACCGTGGAGGTGCACTGGATCGGGGGTCACCACACCCGGGAACGCCTGACCCGCCCGGTGGCGCGTCTGGAGCAGCTCAGCACCTATCCCGAACTGGCGGCGCGTGTTCTATGCTTGCACCAAGAGGGGCAGACCTGTGCGCAGATCGCCCGGCAACTCAATGCCGAGCGGTGGCATCCGGCCAAACGGCGCCAGACCTTCAACGCCGCGATGGTCGCCAATCTGCTCGCCCGCCAAGGCTTCTCGGCGGGTTCACCGACGCGCCGACAAGCGCCTTGGGTCGATCGGCAGGCCGACGAATGGAGCATCAGCGAGTTGGCGCTGGAACTGGAGATGCCGTCGGTCACCCTGTTCAGCTGGCTGCGCAAAGGCGTGCTGCAGGCCCGCCGGGTCGAGCGGGGCGGCCACCGCCAATGGTTGATTCGCGCCGACGCCGCCGAGGTCGAGCGCCTGCGTGCCCTGCGCAGCGTCCCCCGCCGCTGGGCGCGGCATCTCCGCGTCGGGAGCGACGATCCCTCCGTCGACCCTGCCTGA